A single window of Nicotiana tomentosiformis chromosome 1, ASM39032v3, whole genome shotgun sequence DNA harbors:
- the LOC104110367 gene encoding L-ascorbate peroxidase 3, with translation MAKPIVDTEYLKEIEKARRDLRALISSKNCAPIMLRLAWHDAGTYDAKSKTGGPNGSIRNEEEFSHGANNGLKIALDFCEAVKSKHPKITYADLYQLAGVVAVEVTGGPTIDFVPGRKDSSVSPKEGRLPDAKQGVPHLKDVFYRMGLSDKDIVALSGGHTLGRAHPERSGFDGPWTKEPLKFDNSYFVELLKGESEGLLKLPTDIALLDDPEFRQYVELYAKDEDAFFRDYAISHKKLSELGFTPSSGSKATVRDGTILAQSAVGVVVAAAVVALSYWYEVRKRMK, from the exons ATGGCGAAGCCAATCGTCGACACGGAGTACCTCAAAGAAATTGAGAAAGCTCGGCGCGACCTCCGCGCTCTCATCTCCAGCAAAAACTGTGCTCCTATCATGCTTCGCTTAGC ATGGCACGATGCAGGAACATACGATGCTAAGTCGAAGACTGGGGGACCGAATGGTTCCATCAGAAATGAGGAAGAGTTCAGTCACGGAGCTAATAATGGATTGAAAATCGCTCTTGACTTTTGCG AAGCAGTGAAGTCTAAACATCCAAAGATTACGTATGCAGATCTATACCAG CTTGCAGGAGTTGTTGCAGTTGAGGTCACTGGTGGTCCGACCATTGATTTTGTCCCTGGTAGGAAG GATTCCAGTGTTTCTCCAAAGGAAGGGCGGTTGCCAGATGCTAAACAAG GTGTGCCAcatctgaaagatgtattttataGGATGGGTTTGTCTGACAAAGATATAGTGGCGCTATCTGGTGGTCATACGCTG GGAAGGGCACATCCAGAGAGATCAGGCTTTGATGGTCCATGGACAAAGGAGCCACTGAAATTTGACAATTCATATTTTGT GGAGCTGCTTAAGGGGGAAAGTGAGGGCCTACTGAAACTTCCCACAGACATAGCTTTATTGGATGATCCTGAGTTCAGACAATATGTTGAGCTGTATGCTAAG GATGAAGATGCCTTCTTTAGGGATTACGCGATATCACACAAGAAACTATCTGAGCTAGGGTTTACCCCAAGTTCTGGTTCCAAGGCTACAGTGAGGGATGGCACTATATTAGCACAAAGTGCTGTAGGAGTTGTTGTGGCTGCTGCAGTGGTGGCACTGAGTTACTGGTATGAAGTGCGGAAAAGGATGAAGTGA
- the LOC104110366 gene encoding synaptotagmin-1-like: MGFVSTILGFCGFGVGISFGLVIGYYLFIYFQPCDVKDPVIRPLVERDTKSLQQILSEIPLWIKCPDYDRVDWLNKFLEYMWPYLDKAICRTAKDIAAPIIAEQIPKYKIDSVEFETLTLGSLPPTFQGMKVYVTDEKELIMEPSLKWAGNPNVTVAVKAFGLKATVQVVDLQVFAAPRITLKPLVPSFPCFAKILVSLMEKPHVDFGLKLLGADLMSVPGLYRFVQETIKDQVANMYLWPKTLEVQILDPSKAMKKPVGILHVKILRAMKLRKKDLMGGSDPYVKVKLTESKLPSKKTTVKHKNLNPEWDEEFNMVVKDPETQALELSVYDWEQIGKHDKMGMNVIPLKDLTPDESKTMTLDLLKNMDSNDTQNDKDRGQIMVELTYKPFKEDEVPKEFEESDAVQKVPEGTPPGGGVLMITVHEAQDVEGKHHTNPYVRIIFRGEERKTKQVKKNRDPRWEEDFTFVLEEPPVNDRLHLEVLSTSMRIGLLHPKEVLGYIDISLSDVVNNKRINEKYHLIDSKNGRLQVELQWRTAS; the protein is encoded by the exons ATGGGTTTTGTGAGTACTATATTAGGCTTCTGTGGATTTGGAGTTGGGATTTCATTTGGCCTGGTGATCGGATACTATCTGTTCATCTACTTCCAGCCTTGTGATGTTAAG GACCCTGTTATTCGTCCATTGGTTGAGCGAGATACTAAAAGCTTGCAGCAGATACTGTCTGAAATTCCTCTTTGGATTAAATGTCCGGACTATGACCGT GTGGACTGGCTCAACAAGTTTCTCGAGTATATGTGGCCTTACCTGGACAAG GCAATTTGCAGAACTGCAAAAGATATTGCGGCACCAATTATTGCTGAGCaaataccaaaatataaaattgattcTGTCGAATTTGAAACACTAACTTTGGGGTCCTTACCTCCTACTTTCCAGG GGATGAAGGTCTATGTTACTGACGAAAAAGAATTGATCATGGAACCATCATTAAAGTGGGCAGGAAATCCTAATGTCACTGTTGCGGTCAAAGCATTCGGATTAAAGGCAACTGTTCAG GTTGTGGACTTGCAGGTTTTTGCAGCTCCACGTATTACTTTGAAGCCTCTGGTTCCAAGCTTTCCATGTTTTGCCAAAATCCTGGTGTCCCTCATGGAAAAG CCACATGTTGACTTTGGATTGAAGCTTTTGGGTGCTGATCTTATGTCCGTTCCTGGCTTGTACAGGTTTGTCCAG GAGACCATTAAAGATCAGGTTGCTAACATGTATCTGTGGCCTAAAACTCTAGAAGTGCAGATTTTGGATCCATCCAA AGCAATGAAAAAACCTGTAGGGATCCTGCATGTGAAGATTCTGAGGGCAATGAAGCTGAGAAAGAAAGATTTAATGGGTGGATCTGATCCTTACGTAAAAGTTAAGCTCACTGAGTCAAAACTTCCTTCAAAGAAAACCACTGTGAAGCATAAGAATTTGAATCCAGAGTGGGATGAGGAATTTAATATGGTTGTCAAAGATCCAGAAACACAAGCATTGGAGCTCTCTGTTTATGATTGGGAGCAG ATTGGCAAACATGATAAGATGGGTATGAATGTTATTCCACTGAAAGATTTGACCCCTGATGAATCAAAAACTATGACTCTGGATCTCCTAAAGAATATGGATTCTAATGATACTCAGAATGATAAGGACCGCGGTCAGATCATGGTGGAATTAACCTACAAACCATTTAAGGAGGACGAGGTGCCGAAAGAATTTGAAGAGTCAGATGCAGTACAAAAAGTTCCAGAAGGAACGCCACCAGGGGGAGGCGTCCTTATGATTACGGTCCATGAAGCTCAAGATGTTGAAGGAAAGCACCATACTAATCCATATGTCAGGATTATTTTCAGAGGGGAGGAAAGAAAAACTAAG CAAGTCAAGAAGAACAGGGATCCAAGATGGGAAGAGGATTTTACTTTTGTGTTGGAGGAGCCTCCTGTGAATGATAGGCTGCATTTGGAAGTTCTCAGCACCTCAATGAGGATTGGCCTATTGCATCCTAAG GAGGTATTGGGTTATATTGATATAAGCCTTTCCGATGTTGTTAACAACAAAAGGATCAACGAGAAGTACCACCTCATTGATTCAAAGAACGGTCGCCTTCAAGTTGAGCTGCAATGGAGAACTGCATCATGA